A part of Candidatus Paceibacterota bacterium genomic DNA contains:
- a CDS encoding DegT/DnrJ/EryC1/StrS family aminotransferase — MRKNFLVFGNPIIEEGEISEVVDSLRAGWPGTGPKVKKFEDMFKDYKGRKFALALNSCTASLHLSLLAIGIRSGDEVIVPAMTFTATASTVIHAGGKPVFADCEKDTMNIDPLDIEKKITARTKAIVPVHFAGRACNMDAIMDIAQRHGLKVIEDCAHAIETEYKGRKAGTFGDLGCFSFYVTKNIITGEGGMAITDNEEYGDKIKMLGLHGMSKDAWKRFGSSGYKHYEVLYPGYKYNMMDIQAALGIHQLPRVDRYWLRRQEIWNQYNEALKDLPVFIPAPIEENTRHAYHLYTLLIDIDKIKISRDELLDKMTARNIGVGVHYIALHLHPYYKEEFGYEKGDFPNAEWISERTVSLPLSAKLTDKDVKDVIEAVRDIL, encoded by the coding sequence ATGAGAAAAAACTTCTTGGTATTTGGAAATCCGATAATTGAGGAGGGGGAAATAAGCGAAGTAGTTGATTCCCTCAGGGCCGGCTGGCCTGGTACTGGACCGAAAGTGAAGAAGTTCGAAGATATGTTCAAAGACTACAAAGGAAGAAAATTCGCACTGGCTCTAAATTCCTGCACGGCATCTCTGCATTTATCTCTTTTGGCCATCGGAATACGTTCCGGAGACGAGGTAATTGTTCCTGCCATGACATTTACGGCAACGGCCAGCACTGTAATTCATGCGGGCGGGAAGCCGGTTTTTGCAGATTGCGAGAAGGATACGATGAATATCGATCCTTTGGACATAGAAAAAAAAATAACTGCAAGAACGAAAGCGATAGTTCCTGTTCATTTTGCCGGGCGTGCATGTAATATGGACGCTATAATGGATATTGCACAGCGTCATGGGTTGAAAGTGATAGAAGATTGCGCACATGCGATCGAAACCGAATATAAAGGCCGAAAAGCCGGAACTTTCGGGGATTTGGGATGTTTCAGCTTCTATGTGACCAAGAATATAATTACCGGTGAAGGGGGGATGGCGATCACTGATAACGAAGAATATGGGGATAAGATAAAAATGCTCGGACTTCATGGAATGAGCAAGGATGCATGGAAGAGATTCGGCAGTTCCGGATATAAGCACTATGAAGTATTGTATCCGGGGTATAAATATAATATGATGGATATTCAGGCAGCACTGGGGATCCATCAATTGCCCAGGGTGGATAGATATTGGCTCCGTCGCCAAGAGATTTGGAATCAGTACAATGAGGCACTTAAAGATCTGCCCGTTTTCATCCCTGCTCCCATTGAAGAAAATACAAGGCATGCATATCATCTATATACATTGCTGATAGATATTGATAAGATCAAAATCAGCAGAGATGAATTATTAGACAAAATGACAGCAAGGAACATCGGCGTAGGGGTTCATTATATTGCCTTGCACCTGCATCCGTATTATAAGGAAGAGTTCGGATATGAAAAGGGAGATTTTCCAAATGCAGAATGGATCTCTGAAAGAACGGTTTCATTGCCGTTATCTGCGAAGCTGACGGATAAAGATGTGAAGGATGTAATCGAGGCAGTTAGAGATATTTTGTAA
- a CDS encoding MOP flippase family protein: MNLEKRTIRGLGWSGISLFIRLLFNFVITAILARVLVPGDFGMFAMVVSFTNFFAIFYDLGLTAALVQYKEPMEEHFSSVFWLNILAGFILMLVVMLLASTIAGFYGESRVISVVLVLASIFFISSFGMVQSAIFTRQLDFKSLAIIEILAVFISGVIAIALAFYGFGVWSLVWQQVILSFIATVFLWVFSKWRPKLLFEWQRIKELLGFGLNLTGFSLLNYFNRNFDNIFIGKTLGPVSLGFYNLSYRLMLFPLNNISQVIGRVMFPSLALIQGNKDKISLMYIKATRHIAAITFPLMTGLFLVAPQFIRIVFGDKWERSVLILQILAFIGLIQSIGTTVGWIYQSQGRMDIMFRWGRYASIIIVASFIVGAQWDIEGVAAAYAIVSLSLALPNFIIPFRLIDLKLSYFIKQFRSIFLSAMGMGLMVIFSNVIMIKLSVENDMIIFLTEVFIGAISYAIFMSIFDKPLCRDSIILIRQLLYFTDAGK; the protein is encoded by the coding sequence ATGAATCTAGAAAAAAGGACCATTAGGGGTCTTGGTTGGTCCGGCATTTCACTGTTTATCCGTTTGTTGTTTAATTTTGTCATAACGGCGATCCTGGCCAGAGTGCTGGTGCCGGGAGATTTTGGAATGTTTGCGATGGTTGTTTCTTTCACAAATTTCTTTGCAATCTTTTATGACCTTGGATTAACTGCAGCGTTAGTACAATATAAAGAACCCATGGAAGAGCATTTTTCCTCAGTGTTCTGGTTAAATATTTTGGCCGGTTTTATTTTAATGCTGGTGGTAATGTTGTTGGCCTCGACAATTGCCGGTTTCTATGGGGAGAGCAGGGTCATATCCGTTGTTCTGGTGTTGGCCTCGATATTCTTCATCTCTTCTTTTGGCATGGTTCAATCCGCCATATTCACAAGGCAGCTTGATTTCAAGTCTCTGGCCATAATTGAAATACTGGCAGTTTTTATTTCCGGTGTAATCGCCATAGCATTAGCTTTTTATGGGTTTGGGGTTTGGAGCCTTGTCTGGCAGCAAGTCATTCTTAGTTTCATTGCAACGGTCTTTCTTTGGGTGTTTTCAAAATGGAGGCCTAAACTATTGTTCGAATGGCAGCGGATAAAGGAGTTGTTAGGTTTCGGTCTAAACCTCACCGGTTTCAGTTTGCTGAATTATTTTAACCGTAATTTTGATAATATTTTTATTGGAAAAACATTAGGACCCGTATCATTGGGATTCTATAATTTGTCTTATAGGCTGATGCTTTTTCCCTTAAATAACATCTCCCAGGTTATTGGCAGGGTCATGTTCCCCAGTCTTGCATTGATCCAGGGCAATAAAGATAAAATCAGTCTTATGTATATTAAGGCGACTCGACATATTGCCGCAATAACGTTCCCTTTGATGACGGGCCTTTTTTTGGTGGCGCCTCAGTTTATAAGGATAGTTTTCGGAGATAAGTGGGAAAGATCTGTTTTGATTCTTCAAATTCTTGCCTTTATCGGATTGATACAGTCAATTGGAACAACTGTGGGGTGGATCTATCAATCACAAGGAAGGATGGATATTATGTTTCGCTGGGGAAGATATGCTTCGATCATAATCGTAGCTTCTTTTATTGTGGGGGCGCAGTGGGATATAGAGGGAGTGGCTGCTGCCTATGCAATAGTTTCATTATCTCTGGCACTTCCTAATTTTATTATTCCTTTTAGGTTAATAGATCTAAAATTGTCTTATTTTATCAAGCAATTCAGATCGATTTTTCTTTCAGCGATGGGAATGGGATTAATGGTAATATTTTCGAATGTTATAATGATAAAGTTGTCAGTAGAAAATGATATGATCATTTTTCTTACAGAAGTATTTATTGGCGCTATAAGTTATGCTATCTTCATGTCGATATTTGATAAGCCTTTGTGCAGAGACAGTATTATTTTAATCAGGCAATTGTTATATTTTACAGATGCCGGAAAGTAA
- a CDS encoding class I SAM-dependent methyltransferase produces MNKIKKFWDNRVDKYGHTGWSDSSIYAYDQQARLMAVEKILQLMALNGSIALDFGTGVGDFADLLSRYFNKVVAFDVSESVIVKAKKRYGRVKNIQFFSGGSIENVPVSNKALDLVLSVTVLDHIIDDSELARTIKHFQGILKDNGTLIIFEYALDHKKQKTQYQRFMELEEWRSMFLESGFSLNKYYNFYHPIEHPCDSYLSYRNSFLVKALNMFSKYTASHLASGYLNELARRYLKGKRDFLIEDNKESSPIKIMIFKRNC; encoded by the coding sequence ATGAATAAAATAAAGAAATTTTGGGATAATAGGGTTGACAAGTATGGGCACACCGGCTGGAGCGATAGCTCTATCTATGCATACGATCAACAGGCTCGTCTTATGGCTGTCGAAAAGATATTACAGCTTATGGCGCTAAACGGATCAATTGCTTTGGACTTTGGAACTGGTGTGGGAGATTTTGCTGATCTGTTGTCAAGATATTTCAACAAAGTAGTTGCTTTTGATGTTTCCGAAAGTGTAATTGTCAAAGCGAAGAAAAGATACGGCAGAGTTAAGAATATTCAATTTTTTTCCGGCGGTTCCATTGAGAATGTGCCAGTGTCAAACAAGGCGTTGGATCTTGTTTTATCCGTAACGGTGCTTGATCATATTATCGATGATTCCGAGCTGGCAAGAACAATAAAGCATTTCCAGGGTATATTAAAAGACAACGGCACTCTTATTATATTCGAATATGCGCTGGACCATAAGAAGCAGAAGACGCAATATCAAAGATTTATGGAACTGGAAGAATGGCGCTCGATGTTTTTGGAAAGTGGATTCAGCTTAAATAAATATTATAACTTTTATCATCCGATAGAGCATCCCTGTGACAGTTATCTGTCCTATAGAAACAGCTTTTTGGTAAAAGCACTGAACATGTTCTCGAAATATACCGCTTCTCATTTGGCAAGCGGATATCTAAATGAATTAGCGCGTAGATACTTGAAAGGAAAGCGAGACTTTTTGATAGAGGATAATAAAGAGAGTTCTCCGATTAAAATAATGATATTTAAAAGAAATTGCTGA
- the nifU gene encoding Fe-S cluster assembly scaffold protein NifU, whose amino-acid sequence MYSKKVIEHFTKPHNYGKIEIADAIGEAGNPVCGDLMKIYIKVDKRNDSIEDIKFETLGCAAAIATSSMVTDLAKGKTLDEALKISNKNVADSLEGLPPVKMHCSNLAATALHKAIENYRAHK is encoded by the coding sequence ATGTATTCAAAAAAGGTCATAGAGCATTTTACAAAGCCGCACAATTATGGTAAAATCGAAATAGCGGACGCAATAGGCGAAGCAGGCAATCCGGTCTGCGGAGATCTGATGAAAATTTATATAAAAGTAGACAAAAGAAATGATTCGATAGAGGATATTAAATTCGAAACCCTGGGCTGCGCAGCTGCGATCGCCACCTCATCGATGGTAACGGACCTTGCCAAAGGAAAAACGCTGGACGAGGCATTAAAAATTTCCAACAAGAATGTAGCGGACAGCCTCGAGGGGCTTCCTCCGGTCAAAATGCATTGTTCAAACCTCGCCGCAACGGCGCTCCATAAGGCAATTGAAAACTATCGCGCTCATAAATAA
- a CDS encoding sugar phosphate nucleotidyltransferase yields MKGIILAGGNGTRLLPCTMVINKHLLPVYDKPMIYYPLRTLAYAGIKEVLIVIGGNNPGDFVKLLKNGKSFGLKGINYEYQEGSGGIAQALSLAEDFANKEKIAVLLGDNIIEDNIKKSVEDFKTQKKGAKLFLKEVSDPERFGVAEIKGNKIIAIEEKPKKPKTKLAVTGLYMYDSHVFDVIRTLKPSDRGELEITDVNNYYIKNSNVTFEILSGYWGDVGKFDSLHEAADYVKSKHFRY; encoded by the coding sequence ATGAAAGGGATAATCTTGGCCGGAGGAAATGGCACTAGGCTTTTGCCTTGTACCATGGTGATCAATAAACATCTCTTGCCTGTCTATGATAAACCGATGATCTATTACCCATTGCGGACTTTGGCTTATGCCGGAATAAAAGAAGTTTTAATAGTCATAGGAGGTAATAATCCGGGTGATTTCGTAAAACTTCTGAAGAATGGCAAAAGTTTCGGCTTAAAGGGAATCAATTATGAGTATCAGGAGGGGTCTGGCGGAATTGCCCAGGCGCTTAGCTTGGCAGAAGATTTTGCGAATAAAGAAAAGATCGCTGTACTGCTCGGAGACAATATCATTGAGGATAATATAAAAAAAAGTGTTGAAGATTTTAAAACTCAAAAAAAAGGCGCTAAGTTGTTTTTAAAAGAGGTGTCTGATCCTGAGAGATTCGGCGTTGCGGAGATAAAAGGAAATAAAATTATTGCGATTGAAGAGAAACCCAAAAAGCCTAAGACCAAATTAGCCGTTACCGGATTATACATGTACGATAGCCATGTTTTTGATGTCATAAGGACTTTGAAGCCTTCTGATCGCGGAGAACTGGAAATTACCGATGTCAACAACTATTATATTAAAAACAGTAATGTGACTTTTGAGATATTGAGTGGATATTGGGGTGATGTCGGGAAATTCGATTCGTTGCATGAAGCGGCGGATTATGTCAAAAGCAAGCACTTTAGATATTAG
- a CDS encoding class I SAM-dependent methyltransferase, with the protein MPEKDYFIKWYGGRNWDRYRDLVAGCIKYGAPGKWLDVGCGTGYFVECAGKFGIDCVGIDGSADAVNIAKARCSSLDIRQHFLENKLPFEDDSMSTIMCNQVIEHLSLEAADHMLSECHRILKPHGVIFINSPCKYNTRERYSDETHINLYTPGSLKMKLEKAGFRTVASLNSPMKILGTNRISKNIIYLLFKLFPIDHLSASANCIAVKDK; encoded by the coding sequence GTGCCAGAAAAAGATTATTTCATTAAATGGTATGGAGGAAGGAATTGGGATCGATATCGCGATCTGGTGGCAGGATGCATAAAATATGGCGCTCCCGGGAAGTGGCTTGATGTAGGGTGCGGCACAGGTTATTTTGTCGAATGTGCCGGAAAATTTGGGATCGATTGTGTCGGGATAGATGGATCGGCCGATGCTGTAAATATTGCTAAAGCGCGGTGTTCCAGTCTGGACATCAGACAGCATTTTTTGGAAAACAAATTACCTTTCGAAGATGATTCTATGTCGACTATAATGTGTAATCAAGTAATAGAACATCTTTCGCTCGAAGCTGCAGATCATATGCTTTCGGAATGTCATAGAATTCTGAAGCCTCATGGGGTGATATTTATCAATTCTCCCTGTAAATATAATACAAGAGAAAGATATTCTGATGAAACTCATATAAATCTGTACACTCCCGGTTCGCTGAAGATGAAGCTTGAAAAAGCGGGTTTTAGGACAGTCGCATCGCTCAATAGTCCCATGAAGATTCTTGGTACAAACAGAATATCAAAAAATATAATTTATCTGTTATTTAAACTGTTTCCGATCGATCACTTGTCGGCTTCGGCAAATTGTATCGCTGTTAAAGATAAGTGA
- a CDS encoding methyltransferase domain-containing protein yields MNVSNVCGLIKNEILSVWYRGANYECPFCNKKCRKFSVAGIDKRANAKCPLCQSLERHRFLWLYLRNKTPFFEERIKVLDVAPTPFFQKMCKKLPNMEYVSADISSPIAMVKMDITDIKLPDEQFDCIICYHVLEHITEDSKAIGELFRILKRGGWAIIQSPIDPNREKTFEDHAITGFNDRIKNFGQGDHVRIYGLDYIKRLEEAGFIVRIDDYYCELPSDISQKYGLLKDEKIYFCMKKR; encoded by the coding sequence ATGAACGTCAGTAATGTTTGTGGTCTTATTAAAAACGAGATTCTCAGTGTCTGGTATCGAGGCGCTAACTATGAGTGTCCGTTCTGCAATAAAAAATGCCGTAAATTTTCAGTTGCCGGAATAGACAAAAGAGCGAATGCGAAATGTCCACTTTGCCAATCGTTGGAGAGGCACAGATTCCTGTGGTTATATTTGAGAAACAAAACGCCTTTTTTTGAAGAAAGGATAAAAGTGCTCGATGTAGCGCCAACTCCCTTTTTTCAGAAGATGTGCAAAAAACTTCCCAATATGGAATATGTCAGTGCGGATATATCCTCTCCGATTGCAATGGTAAAAATGGATATAACCGATATCAAATTACCTGACGAGCAATTCGATTGTATTATTTGCTATCATGTCCTGGAGCACATCACTGAAGACAGCAAGGCCATTGGCGAACTGTTCAGAATTTTGAAACGTGGAGGGTGGGCAATTATACAATCGCCGATTGATCCAAATAGAGAAAAAACATTCGAAGATCATGCGATAACTGGCTTCAACGATAGGATAAAAAATTTCGGACAGGGAGATCATGTCCGAATCTACGGGTTGGATTATATAAAGAGATTAGAAGAAGCCGGATTTATCGTAAGGATCGATGATTATTATTGTGAACTACCATCTGACATTTCACAAAAATACGGTCTGCTAAAAGATGAAAAGATATATTTTTGCATGAAGAAAAGATAG
- a CDS encoding pilin, protein MTENHCKRMNLKHIFSFFFVNIMLFATEVASAASKWSAPSKPNSVPTSFDKAILNMTNWILGFVGSIAVLAIIWGGILYLTSAGDESQAETGKKTIKNGLLGLIICGLAYAIVVVLVETVLKPT, encoded by the coding sequence ATGACCGAAAATCACTGCAAAAGAATGAATTTAAAGCACATTTTTTCATTCTTTTTTGTTAATATAATGTTATTCGCGACAGAAGTCGCGAGCGCAGCGAGCAAGTGGTCAGCGCCTTCGAAGCCGAACAGCGTTCCGACAAGTTTTGACAAAGCGATACTGAACATGACGAACTGGATCCTGGGATTTGTCGGTTCGATCGCAGTGCTTGCCATAATCTGGGGCGGTATCTTGTATCTAACCTCTGCCGGAGACGAATCACAAGCCGAAACCGGAAAAAAGACCATCAAAAACGGACTTCTGGGACTTATAATCTGCGGCCTCGCCTACGCTATCGTAGTCGTACTGGTTGAAACCGTATTAAAGCCAACATAA
- a CDS encoding glycosyltransferase has product MKVVIHYKNGSYLGITENWIYSQTKNLKRYRPIVYALCSENLNVYPTECIRSFGPCRKGSSERRTPLMFLNRIFNKIFSFYPMFCYYLRKDKPDLIHAHFGPSGYSFLKLKDYYHVPMITTFYGYDLSMLPLEQPKWRKRYKKLFAEGERFLVEGSHMRNCLVKLGCPEEKIRIFHLGVDLKKIKFVARDKYAENGDIKILIAASFREKKGIPFAIEAVGRVARKRSGLTLTIIGDSNGNDEGEREKKKIIELIEKYDLKSKVRMLGYQPHDIFVKELYENHIFIHPSVHASNGDTEGGSPVSIIEASASGIPILSTFHCDIPEVVIDNKSGFLVPERNVEALEERLEFMLTNCDLWKKMGLCGRRRIEDEYDMIKQAIKLEDIYDECVSMRSSLKQ; this is encoded by the coding sequence ATGAAAGTAGTTATTCACTACAAGAACGGTTCTTATCTTGGTATTACTGAAAATTGGATATATAGCCAGACAAAGAACCTGAAAAGATATAGGCCAATCGTTTACGCATTATGTTCGGAGAATCTGAATGTCTATCCGACCGAATGCATAAGATCATTTGGGCCTTGCAGAAAAGGATCTTCAGAGCGCAGAACGCCCCTGATGTTTCTTAACAGAATATTCAATAAAATATTTAGTTTTTATCCGATGTTCTGCTACTATTTAAGAAAAGATAAGCCCGATCTGATACATGCCCATTTCGGTCCTTCCGGGTATAGTTTTTTAAAACTAAAGGATTATTATCATGTGCCCATGATAACGACTTTTTATGGCTATGACCTTAGCATGCTCCCCCTGGAGCAGCCCAAGTGGAGAAAGAGATATAAAAAATTATTCGCAGAAGGAGAAAGATTTCTTGTTGAAGGAAGCCATATGAGGAATTGTTTGGTGAAGTTGGGCTGTCCCGAAGAAAAAATACGCATCTTCCATCTTGGCGTGGATCTCAAAAAAATTAAATTTGTTGCGAGAGACAAATACGCAGAAAACGGGGATATCAAAATTCTTATAGCTGCCAGTTTCAGAGAAAAAAAGGGCATACCTTTCGCAATTGAGGCGGTGGGGAGGGTGGCTAGGAAGCGGTCCGGGTTAACACTTACTATAATCGGAGATTCGAATGGAAACGACGAGGGAGAGAGGGAAAAGAAGAAGATCATTGAATTGATAGAAAAGTATGACCTAAAGAGCAAAGTCAGGATGCTGGGCTATCAGCCGCATGATATTTTTGTGAAGGAGCTTTATGAAAATCATATTTTTATACATCCAAGCGTTCATGCTTCTAATGGTGACACCGAAGGAGGATCTCCCGTGTCCATAATAGAAGCTTCTGCTTCCGGGATTCCAATTTTGTCGACTTTTCATTGTGATATACCGGAAGTAGTCATTGATAATAAGAGCGGTTTTTTGGTTCCGGAAAGAAATGTCGAGGCTTTGGAGGAAAGGTTGGAATTCATGTTGACTAATTGTGATTTATGGAAGAAAATGGGTTTATGTGGAAGACGGCGTATTGAGGACGAATATGATATGATAAAACAAGCCATAAAATTGGAGGACATATATGACGAATGTGTTAGTATGAGATCAAGTTTAAAACAATAA
- the rfbB gene encoding dTDP-glucose 4,6-dehydratase — MTKILITGGAGFIASNFIRYILEKYDDYSVINIDKLTYAGNLYNLRDVERDPRYKFIRGNICNKKAIEGIFKREMPELVVNFAAATNVDQSIIEPEVFTETNVLGVHILLEAARKFGIKKFLQISTDEVYGSADEHKFKETDNISPNNPYSSSKAGADLLARSYYNTFGLPVVVTRSSNNFGSFQFPEKLIPFFITNLLENKKVTLYGDGSNIRDWIYVLDNCIGIDIVLHKGNVGEAYNIGGGNEKSNLEVTKLILQETGKDESFIEYVKDRPGHDFRYALDTTKTRKLGWEPKHDFEEAIIQTVSWYRNNGSWWKRIKSKKQFKNYKKQLKGILK, encoded by the coding sequence ATGACTAAAATACTTATAACTGGCGGAGCGGGATTTATTGCAAGCAATTTCATTCGTTATATTTTGGAAAAATATGACGATTATTCTGTTATAAACATAGACAAGTTAACTTATGCAGGAAATCTGTATAATCTGAGAGATGTTGAAAGAGATCCTCGCTATAAGTTCATAAGGGGAAATATCTGCAATAAAAAAGCGATAGAAGGGATTTTTAAGAGAGAAATGCCGGAACTTGTTGTTAACTTCGCTGCTGCGACTAATGTCGACCAATCGATCATTGAACCTGAAGTGTTCACGGAAACGAATGTTTTAGGCGTTCATATTTTACTTGAAGCGGCGAGAAAATTCGGCATAAAGAAATTTTTACAAATATCTACCGATGAGGTCTATGGCAGTGCAGACGAACATAAATTCAAAGAAACCGATAACATATCTCCAAATAATCCATACTCATCATCCAAGGCCGGAGCCGATCTGTTGGCGAGGTCTTATTATAATACCTTTGGATTGCCGGTGGTTGTTACGCGTTCATCCAATAATTTCGGATCATTTCAGTTTCCGGAGAAACTAATTCCTTTTTTTATTACAAATCTTCTGGAAAATAAAAAAGTTACATTATACGGAGATGGTTCCAATATACGCGATTGGATCTATGTTTTAGACAATTGTATCGGAATAGACATTGTTTTGCACAAAGGAAATGTCGGGGAAGCTTATAATATAGGGGGCGGGAATGAAAAGAGCAATCTGGAGGTTACAAAACTTATTTTGCAGGAAACCGGAAAAGACGAATCTTTTATAGAATATGTCAAAGACAGGCCGGGACATGATTTTCGTTACGCCTTGGATACTACAAAGACAAGAAAATTAGGATGGGAGCCGAAACATGATTTTGAGGAGGCAATAATTCAAACTGTTAGTTGGTATAGAAATAATGGATCTTGGTGGAAACGGATAAAATCCAAAAAGCAGTTTAAGAACTATAAGAAACAGCTCAAGGGAATATTGAAATAA